A stretch of the Melitaea cinxia chromosome 14, ilMelCinx1.1, whole genome shotgun sequence genome encodes the following:
- the LOC123659755 gene encoding glycine cleavage system H protein, mitochondrial-like — MILQRYLYQITKQCLTKQCILRTNKQSYCELRHKYSTNVKERKYTDRHEWVTVENNIGTVGISNYAQESLGDVVFAQLPEPGTEIKEGDECGALESVKAASEIYSPVSGTVTEKNVDVEKKPGLINTSCYDKGWLFKLKISKPDELKNLMNEAQYEKFLKTDVDKDH; from the coding sequence ATGATTCTGCAAAGATACTTGTATCAGATAACCAAACAGTGCCTAACGAAGCAATGTATTTTACGTACAAATAAGCAATCATACTGTGAATTGAGGCACAAATACAGTACCAATGTCAAAGAAAGAAAGTACACCGATCGTCATGAGTGGGTAACTGTAGAAAATAATATTGGAACAGTCGGGATAAGTAATTATGCTCAAGAATCTCTAGGAGACGTAGTATTCGCACAGCTTCCAGAACCAGGTACTGAGATAAAGGAAGGCGATGAATGTGGAGCACTAGAGAGTGTTAAAGCAGCTAGTGAAATCTATTCACCTGTAAGTGGTACTGTTactgaaaaaaatgttgatGTTGAAAAGAAACCAGGATTAATAAATACATCTTGCTATGACAAAGGATGGCTGTTCAAATTGAAGATTTCTAAGCCAGATGAACTAAAGAATCTAATGAATGAAGCACAGTATGAGAAATTCTTGAAAACTGACGTGGACAAAGACCATTAA
- the LOC123659821 gene encoding mitochondrial cardiolipin hydrolase-like: MDWKSAKFILMSTATAVVVSQVAKKVCKYLYNFKKSSQDVVANDYAFSDDAAIFNNKIRDINDVILFSDDVVRHTIRVPPNKDITICESRELNCFKLIKYIKSARETLDVCMYLITSSEIAEQIIRLGQRHILVRIVVDSDMADTPPSQIKKLQEYSFIQVQTNKKSILMHHKFCIIDGPKAIKRKNLLKTHAEKLNIHSQFAKQNSKQSKTKNTKGFVMSGSLNWSTQAMVSNRESVIVTSNTNIVNKFEKEFESLWVEEEPVRL; this comes from the exons atggACTGGAAAAGtgcgaaatttattttaatgtctaCGGCTACCGCAGTTGTTGTTTCTCAAGTAGCAAAAAAGGTGTgcaaatacttatataattttaagaaaagttCACAAGACGTGGTTGCAAACGACTATGCCTTTAGCGACGACGCtgcaatttttaataataaaattcgcgATATTAATGACGTGATATTATTTTCGGATGATGTTGTTCGCCACACAATAAGAGTGCCCCCAAACAAGGATATTACCATATGTGAGAGCAGAGAACTAAATTGTTTCAAActtataaagtatattaaatcCGCACGTGAGACGTTAGATGTCtgtatgtatttaataacaAGCAGTGAAATAGCTGAACAGATAATAAGACTGGGGCAACGGCATATTCTAGTCAGAATTGTCGTCGACAGTGATATGGCTGATACACCTccatcacaaataaaaaaattacaggaataca GTTTTATACaggttcaaacaaataaaaagtctATATTAATGCATCACAAGTTTTGCATTATAGATGGTCCTAAGGCGATTAAAcgaaaaaatttactaaaaactcATGccgaaaaattaaatattcactcTCAATTCGCAAAACAAAACAGCAAACAgtccaaaacaaaaaatactaaaggTTTTGTTATGTCAGGATCGTTAAATTGGTCTACACAAGCCATGGTTTCAAACCGAGAAAGTGTTATAGTTACTTCAAacactaatattgtaaataaatttgaaaaggaGTTTGAAAGTTTATGGGTAGAAGAAGAACCGGTAAGATTATGA